A genomic window from Corvus moneduloides isolate bCorMon1 chromosome 11, bCorMon1.pri, whole genome shotgun sequence includes:
- the CCDC71 gene encoding coiled-coil domain-containing protein 71: protein MNIAVNNEEEKAVHSWSRISSAGHKVLEEALRVFNPMSKDLSDTETQLVAFIQGLKEEGYQPTILRSKDVYGYSSCTAVTPSQTEENTQRNCASTTESTQSPARNSVAKVAPSPTSIPVSSLKVSGQPVSKGDSTNLLLSSLKQTGSGTSKAAAVGFPTSMYPDVYPAMRLSVVLEALVPLKTATSCLESKYTQGRLGISPSDLKLLKTSSPPRQFSSGKSTKIPEGKGYKYLVKKAPDSATRALNLLKGPKGGVLQESNACKASGVLNGRVTGSSSQGCTTAPQPKTLKIKNKEALVGKTEWKDSSTYRESTGQKKRRATEAREAPQRKKANTIPVRKKTRQAQSTLNLLKFRTIKVGNSSSDDEVRRRAQKILRVNLSPVIRIQPLSHSHSVP from the coding sequence ATGAATATTGCAGTGAacaatgaggaagaaaaagctgtcCATTCCTGGTCAAGAATTTCCTCTGCAGGACATAAAGTGCTGGAGGAAGCCCTCCGAGTCTTCAACCCAATGTCCAAGGACCTATCGGACACAGAGACCCAGCTGGTGGCCTTCATCCAAGGCCTGAAGGAGGAGGGCTACCAGCCCACGATTCTGAGGAGTAAGGATGTGTACGGGTATAGCTCGTGCACAGCGGTCACACCCAGTCAGACGGAAGAAAACACACAGCGCAACTGCGCCAGCACCACTGAGTCCACTCAGAGTCCAGCCAGGAACTCAGTGGCAAAAGTGGCTCCTTCGCCCACCAGCATTCCAGTGAGCTCTTTGAAAGTCTCTGGTCAGCCAGTCTCCAAAGGGGATTCCACAAATCTCCTCTTGAGCTCCTTGAAGCAGACAGGATCTGGCACATCCAAGGCAGCAGCGGTGGGCTTCCCTACAAGCATGTATCCTGACGTGTATCCAGCCATGAGACTGTCGGTGGTTCTGGAAGCCCTGGTGCCACTGAAAACCGCAACGTCCTGTTTGGAGTCCAAGTACACACAAGGGCGTCTTGGGATCTCACCCTCCGACCTTAAACTCCTCAAGACTTCAAGTCCACCGAGGCAGTTTTCTTCAGGCAAGAGCACTAAAATACCTGAAGGAAAGGGGTACAAGTACTTGGTCAAGAAAGCACCAGATTCTGCCACCCGTGCTTTGAACCTTCTGAAGGGACCAAAGGGTGgagtgctgcaggagagcaaTGCCTGCAAAGCCTCAGGAGTTCTCAACGGGAGAGTCACAGGCAGCTCATCCCAGGGCTGCACCACAGCGCCACAGCCCAAGACCTTGAAAATCAAAAATAAGGAAGCTTTGGTGGGAAAAACAGAGTGGAAGGACAGCAGCACTTACCGGGAGAGTACTGGGCAGAAGAAGAGAAGAGCTACAGAGGCAAGAGAAGcaccacagaggaaaaaagcaaataccATTCCTGTCCGAAAGAAAACTCGACAGGCTCAGAGCACTTTGAACCTGCTGAAATTCCGGACCATCAAGGTGGGCAACTCTTCCTCTGATGATGAAGTGAGGAGGAGAGCACAGAAGATTCTTAGGGTCAACCTGTCCCCTGTGATCCGAATTCAGCCCTTGTCCCATTCTCATAGTGTGCCCTGA